Proteins encoded together in one Porites lutea chromosome 2, jaPorLute2.1, whole genome shotgun sequence window:
- the LOC140926925 gene encoding uncharacterized protein translates to MRKTLNIGSGLCLILHFVLDVNGHCHPDTQCFGNGNYDQKTQTCECYERARVGKYTGECCESIGCKLNATCKHGYCDTDGIHCKRCQTGWTGSNCENVSSCFPWFPCRYHGSCKKSRSKCDCEPGWVGDLCDRSLCQVPCKYGACPNDPKKCECYENFYGKECERAYCAEGWKCLNGGYCVDEKHCACPPHYTGEQCETITGCSVPCEHGRCSKKPDVCECETNWGPPGKCNVYKGPCLNCSSHGGTCENGPYTCKCKPGYTGLLCSEQRCDGCAHGRCHLDSEGKSCYCDYGWTNEIHVPGFNMFKGPCKIIQFCLTPCHHGSCKEDPYKCQCHPPYVGSECDTIQCPKCCPPQTCDCSTPDAIQCRPKWHHDCCLLKSCFTGDTLVHTARGLVPIETIKEGDMVVTRHENEAPSVTHLRRVDQVRRRNVTEKDLVVFRMHDEDIWVTREHPFFETVTGSWMTAGNVTASHSLQGLHGKMVKLQAHLKASELLALSEEATLFTVYDLSIDEYDRYAVGKHGLLVSACDNLTELELRDRKIWDNAMHRIFLSTFKKVDNDDNTGFLVALIGGVLGFLCLVVLLIVAVWRYRVHKKGSYNVERARLIDNDEKMAAN, encoded by the exons ATGCGCAAGACTCTTAATATTGGATCAGGCCTTTGCTTGATTCTCCACTTCGTGTTAGATGTTAATGGACACTGCCACCCAGATACGCAGTGCTTTGGAAATGGCAACTACGACCAAAAGACACAGACATGTGAGTGTTACGAGCGGGCTAGAGTTGGCAAATACACTGGAGAATGTTGCGAGAGTATTGGCTGTAAACTAAATGCTACTTGCAAACACGGCTACTGCGACACTGATGGCATACACTGCAAGCGGTGCCAGACAGGATGGACTGGATCAAACTGTGAAAATGTTAGTTCGTGCTTTCCCTGGTTTCCCTGTAGATATCATGGATCCTGCAAGAAATCTAGGAGCAAATGTGACTGTGAGCCTGGCTGGGTGGGAGACCTGTGCGATCGCTCGCTCTGCCAAGTTCCGTGCAAATATGGCGCATGCCCAAACGACCCAAAGAAATGCGAGTGTTACGAAAATTTTTATGGCAAAGAATGTGAAAG GGCTTACTGTGCCGAAGGATGGAAATGCTTGAACGGAGGCTACTGTGTTGATGAGAAGCACTGCGCATGTCCACCACATTACACAG GGGAGCAGTGTGAAACCATCACTGGATGCAGCGTGCCCTGTGAACATGGGCGATGTTCCAAAAAACCTGATGTGTGTGAGTGTGAGACCAATTGGGGGCCTCCAGGAAAATGCAATGTTTACAAAGGCCCTTGCCTCAACTGCTCTTCTCATGGGGGGACCTGCGAGAATGGTCCTTATACGTGCAAGTGTAAACCAG gttATACTGGTCTACTATGTTCTGAACAGAGGTGCGATGGATGCGCTCATGGGCGATGTCATTTAGACAGCGAGGGCAAATCATGTTATTGCGACTATGGGTGGACCAATGAAATCCACGTCCCTGGTTTTAATATGTTCAAAGGACCTTGCAAGATAATCCAATTTTGCCTGACCCCATGCCACCATGGTTCGTGTAAAGAAGATCCCTACAAATGCCAGTGCCATCCTCCTTATGTGGGGAGCGAGTGTGACACGATTCAGTGTCCAAAGTGCTGCCCTCCGCAGACGTGTGACTGCAGTACTCCCGATGCAATCCAGTGTCGCCCTAAGTGGCACCATGACTGCTGCTTGTTAAAGTCTTGCTTCACAGGAGACACCTTGGTTCACACCGCCAGAGGACTGGTACCGATCGAAACTATCAAGGAAGGAGACATGGTCGTGACTCGACATGAGAATGAGGCTCCCTCCGTGACTCACCTGCGTCGCGTTGACCAGGTTCGGCGACGAAACGTAACCGAGAAGGATCTAGTTGTGTTCAGAATGCATGACGAAGACATCTGGGTCACGCGCGAACATCCTTTCTTTGAGACTGTTACTGGCTCCTGGATGACTGCTGGAAATGTAACAGCGTCACATTCGCTTCAGGGTTTGCATGGCAAAATGGTGAAACTGCAGGCTCACCTTAAGGCCTCGGAACTACTTGCGTTGTCCGAAGAAGCAACTCTCTTTACTGTTTACGATCTTTCAATTGACGAGTACGATCGATACGCCGTCGGAAAACACGGGTTACTGGTGTCCGCGTGTGATAATTTGACCGAGCTTGAGTTACGAGACCGAAAGATTTGGGATAACGCAATGCATCGCATCTTCTTAAGCACtttcaaaaag GTTGATAATGACGACAACACTGGTTTTTTGGTCGCGCTTATCGGTGGAGTGCTGGGTTTCCTTTGCTTGGTAGTGCTGTTGATCGTGGCTGTGTGGAGGTACCGTGTACATAAAAAGGGGAGCTATAATGTGGAGCGAGCCCGTCTGATAGATAACGATGAAAAGATGGCGGCAAACTAA